From the genome of Amia ocellicauda isolate fAmiCal2 chromosome 14, fAmiCal2.hap1, whole genome shotgun sequence, one region includes:
- the LOC136767946 gene encoding linker for activation of T-cells family member 1, translated as MESAALGSYLLGAVYLVPAVLVTALCMGCWRQKNNARIPQNIADYEDELPFRVVRPSTSVTMQMNHKPGPAPPPSTSFLLPVMSPHIVESRRTSFAPTEDNESVPSYENEEHAESGDYVNEEEEKPGEGYIEVLPDPPAPVVGSVSQQSLLSTPSSVNENYVNVDDTSENFDSNSGNYVNLDEENCKAFTLNNGLSFDNVHDSEDDESSDYVNAPHIAH; from the exons ATGGAGTCGGCTGCGCTGGGGTCCTACCTGCTGGGGGCCGTCTACCTTGTGCCTGCTGTCCTTGTCACTGCTCTCTGTATGGGCTGctggagacagaaaaacaatg ctCGGATACCGCAGAACATCGCTGACTATGAGGATGA gctccCTTTCAGAGTTGTGCGACCTTCAACAT cTGTTACAATGCAGATGAATCACAAGCCGGGCccagcccccccaccctccacctCATTCCTGCTCCCAGTGAT gtcTCCTCACATAGTGGAGAGTCGGCGCACTTCTTTCGCTCCAACTGAAGACAATG agAGCGTGCCCAGCTACGAGAACGAGGAGCATGCAG AGAGTGGGGACTACGTCAATGAGGAGGAAGAGAAACCTGGAGAGGGATACAT TGAGGTGCTGCCTGACCCCCCTGCCCCAGTGGTGGGCAGTGTGTCCCAGCAAAGCCTGCTGTCCACACCCAGCTCAg TCAATGAAAACTATGTCAACGTGGATGACACCAGTGAAAATTTTG ACTCTAATAGTGGgaactacgtcaatctggatgAAGAAAACTGCAAAGCATTTACCCTGAACAATG GACTGTCTTTTGACAATGTGCATGACAGCGAGGACGATGAGAGTTCAGACTACGTCAATGCCCCCCACATAG CCCATTAA
- the atxn2l gene encoding ataxin-2-like protein isoform X1, with amino-acid sequence MLKPQQTGAGGRKAANGTASAAGLPSSSSSGSSTNRVAAGRSRNSVKPPSQSSPVFEGVYNNARMLHFLTAVVGSTCDIRVKNGSVYEGIFKTLSSRCELAVDAVHKQCAEGGAAPRREEIVDTMIFSPTDLVTMTCRDVDLNYATRDTFTDSAISAVRVNGEHREKVLQRWEGGEGNGENFDLDNDASNGWDANEMFRFNEENYGIKSTYDSSLSMYTVALERCSSEGFRQREARAARLASEIESSPQYRHRLALENDEGRSEEDRYSAVSRERERERERERERGRESPSLAHGGREGKYIPLPQRARDLAVSGVGSSGGRTGGGGGGGGGGGVGGGGVGVGGGPGAPLPARMGGSGSPRNASPRSGPPSSPSPSPTAAAAPPPDRSSPLASRGGYVQHGPPAGTAPYPPPSFGVAHSPRPGDPPPATAAPPPSSSTSSSAISSSSSSSSCSSSPSVPPAVSSSAAPPPTGSASSHPHPNANSHPHPHPHSHPHPHSHPHPHSDGPRTLNGVSSRTSPKSQRPIQHRSIRPSPTHSSPAVSRSPKSGGSSQESPLTPPYLDSTPVPGTQKSGPAPLFTVDVNEILSATAKDRTVETPVSTQETKNLSKVKQCYDELRKFGQEFRLQPTGVSSVSADSDPAAPPDASPAPLLPPAADPTPAEARQDPAELRERVPPKDREAVIGAPSQNPQNPPPADRQSPGTPHALRTPSDIDGAERPEGVTDQVKKSTLNPNAKEFNPNKPPLTLVKPTSAPTPPRPAPPSPSVTVLPPPNQGALYNPSYLSYVSQIQIPGHSVQAPQMYQYTMSTVSQGKYPRAKGSVVGPRSDHNNSAPPMLQAASAAGPPLVASPYAQSYLQYSPQQYSPQQAVIQAMAHYPGQPMYSMLQGSARMLGAGGGHPQTLGPQFPGQSEGPPGPQQGLYAPQSFSHHSGSLHPPQPSSTPTASQPPPQHAAPSPGQSGQSGPQPQPLYHSATLSAPTPPSMPPGHNTSSPQGSYALPGYSLPLSHTYPSLGQLAQAHVQSALSGPHHSGSHGPPQVMLLHAPPQQGPNAGPSHPSHGPPGPQQSAPQHYAYIGHPQAVQVQAHAQQLSFHPPGN; translated from the exons ATGTTGAAACCGCAGCAGACAGGAGCAGGCGGCCGCAAAGCCGCGAATGGGACCGCCTCGGCCGCGGGCTTGCCCTCGTCGTCTTCCTCCGGGAGCAGCACCAACAGAGTGGCCGCTGGAAG GAGTCGAAACTCGGTGAAGCCGCCGTCCCAGTCTTCACCA gtGTTTGAGGGTGTCTATAACAATGCACGAATGCTGCACTTTCTCACAGCTGTAGTG gGCTCTACCTGTGATATCCGAGTGAAGAACGGCAGCGTCTATGAGGGCATCTTCAAAACGCTCAGCTCACGG TGTGAGCTGGCGGTAGACGCAGTCCACAAGCAGTGTGCGGAGGGCGGTGCAGCCCCACGGAGGGAGGAGATCGTGGACACCATGATCTTCAGCCCCACGGACCTGGTCACCATGACCTGCAGAGATGTGGATCTCAACTACGCCACACGAG ACACGTTCACAGACTCTGCGATCAGTGCGGTGCGGGTGAACGGGGAGCACAGGGAGAAGGTGCTGCAGCGctgggagggaggagaaggcaATGGGGAGAACTTCGACCTGGACAACGATGCT tccAATGGCTGGGATGCCAATGAGATGTTCCGCTTCAATGAGGAGAACTATGGCATCAAGTCCACCTACGACTCCAGTCTGTCCATGTACAC TGTCGCTCTGGAGCGCTGCAGTTCCGAGGGCTTCAGACAGAGGGAGGCCCGCGCGGCCCGGCTGGCCAGCGAGATCGAGTCCAGCCCGCAGTACCGGCACCGGCTGGCCCTGGAGAACGACGAGGGCCGCAGTGAGGAGGACCGCTACAGCGCCGTGAGCcgggagagggagcgagagagggagcgggagagagagaggggcagggagAGCCCTAGCCTCGCACACGGTGGCCG ggagggTAAATATATACCTCTGCCCCAGCGAGCGCGGGACCTGGCCGTGTCGGGTGTGGGGAGCAGTGGGGGCAGGacggggggaggaggaggagggggggggggtggaggagTAGGAGGAGGAGGTGTTGGTGTAGGGGGGGGTCCAGGAGCCCCTCTCCCCGCCAGGATGGGGGGGTCTGGCAGCCCCCGCAATGCCTCCCCCCGCTCCGGCCCCCCcagctctccctccccctcccccaccgccGCCGCCGCCCCTCCCCCGGACAGGAGCAGCCCACTGGCCTCCAGGGGGGGCTACGTTCAGCACGGCCCCCCAGCCGGAACCGCCCCCTACCCCCCACCCAGCTTCGGAGTGGCCCACAGCCCTCGACCTGGAGACCCGCCCCCGGCCACAGCCGCCCCCCcgccctcctcctccacctcctcctctgccatctcctcttcctcctcctcttcctcctgctcctcctctccctctgtccccccAGCAGTGTCCAGCTCGGCAGCGCCCCCCCCCACCGGCTCTGCCAGCTCTCACCCCCACCCCAACGCCAACTCACACCCCCATCCCCACCCCCACTCTCACCCACACCCCCACTCTCACCCCCATCCCCACTCAGACGGCCCCCGGACTCTCAATGGAG TGTCGTCCAGAACGTCCCCCAAGTCCCAGAGACCCAtccagcacaggagcatccggCCTTCCCCCACGCACAGCAGCCCGGCAG TCTCTCGCTCCCCAAAATCTGGAGGCTCCTCCCAGGAATCACCTCTGACCCCACCCTATCTGGACTCTACCCCTGTACCTGGAACACAGAAATCTGGCCCTGCGCCCCTCTTCACTGTGGATG tcaatGAGATCCTTAGCGCCACAGCGAAAGACAGGACTGTGGAGACTCCAGTCAGCACCCAGGAGACCAAGAACCTCTCTAAAG TTAAGCAGTGCTACGATGAGCTACGGAAGTTTGGCCAGGAATTCAGG CTACAACCCACCGGTGTAAGCAGTGTATCAGCGGACAGTGACCCTGCTGCCCCGCCCGATGCCTCCCCGGCCCCCCTGCTCCCCCCGGCGGCGGACCCCACCCCCGCTGAGGCCAGGCAGGATCCCGCTGAGCTCCGCGAGAGAGTCCCCCCGAAGGACAGGGAGGCGGTCATCGGCGCCCCCTCCCAGAACCCCCAGAATCCTCCGCCAGCCGACAGGCAGTCTCCAGGGACGCCCCACGCCCTCAGGACCCCCAGTGACATCGACGGCGCGGAGAGGCCCGAGGGAGTGACGGA TCAGGTGAAGAAGTCGACGCTGAACCCCAACGCCAAAGAGTTCAACCCCAACAAACCCCCCCTCACACTG GTGAAGCCCACCTCAGCCCCTACGCCCCCCCGGCCTGCCCCCCCCAGCCCCTCGGTCACTGTGCTGCCCCCCCCCAACCAGGGGGCACTCTACAACCCCTCCTACCTCTCCTACGTCTCGCAGATCCAGATCCCGGGCCACTCGGTACAG GCTCCTCAGATGTACCAGTACACCATGTCTACAGTCAGCCAGGGGAAATACCCCAGGGCGAAAG GCTCAGTGGTGGGCCCCCGCTCGGACCACAACAACTCGGCCCCGCCCATGCTGCAGGCAGCGTCTGCGGCTGGGCCCCCCCTGGTAGCATCTCCCTATGCCCAGTCCTACCTGCAGTACAGCCCCCAGCAGTACAGCCCACAGCAGGCCGTCATACAGGCCATGGCTCACTACCCTGGACAG CCGATGTACTCTATGCTCCAGGGCAGTGCTCGGATGTTGGGGGCAGGTGGAGGACACCCCCAGACCCTCGGCCCCCAGTTCCCTGGACAGAGTGAAGGACCCCCGGGGCCACAGCAGGGCCTCTATG cacCACAGTCGTTCTCTCATCACTCGGGCTCTCTGCACCCTCCCCAGCCCTCCAGCACCcccacagccagccagccgcCCCCCCAGCACGCTGCCCCCAGCCCGGGCCAG tcGGGTCAGTCAGGCCCTCAGCCCCAGCCTCTGTACCACTCGGCCACCCTGTCTGCCCCCACCCCTCCCAGCATGCCCCCCGGCCACAACACTTCCTCCCCCCAGGGTAGCTATGCCCTGCCCGGGTACAGCCTGCCGCTGTCCCACACCTACCCCTCGCTGGGGCAACTGGCCCAG GCCCATGTCCAGAGCGCTCTGTCAGGGCCGCACCACTCTGGCTCCCATGGCCCCCCCCAGGTGATGCTGCTGCACGCCCCTCCCCAGCAGGGCCCCAACGCGGGCCCCTCCCACCCCTCCCACGGCCCCCCTGGCCCTCAGCAGAGCGCCCCCCAGCACTACGCCTACATCGGCCACCCCCAGG ctgtgCAGGTGCAGGCCCATGCCCAGCAGCTCTCCTTCCACCCGCCCGGGAACTGA
- the atxn2l gene encoding ataxin-2-like protein isoform X2, translated as MLKPQQTGAGGRKAANGTASAAGLPSSSSSGSSTNRVAAGRSRNSVKPPSQSSPVFEGVYNNARMLHFLTAVVGSTCDIRVKNGSVYEGIFKTLSSRCELAVDAVHKQCAEGGAAPRREEIVDTMIFSPTDLVTMTCRDVDLNYATRDTFTDSAISAVRVNGEHREKVLQRWEGGEGNGENFDLDNDASNGWDANEMFRFNEENYGIKSTYDSSLSMYTVALERCSSEGFRQREARAARLASEIESSPQYRHRLALENDEGRSEEDRYSAVSRERERERERERERGRESPSLAHGGREGKYIPLPQRARDLAVSGVGSSGGRTGGGGGGGGGGGVGGGGVGVGGGPGAPLPARMGGSGSPRNASPRSGPPSSPSPSPTAAAAPPPDRSSPLASRGGYVQHGPPAGTAPYPPPSFGVAHSPRPGDPPPATAAPPPSSSTSSSAISSSSSSSSCSSSPSVPPAVSSSAAPPPTGSASSHPHPNANSHPHPHPHSHPHPHSHPHPHSDGPRTLNGVSSRTSPKSQRPIQHRSIRPSPTHSSPAVSRSPKSGGSSQESPLTPPYLDSTPVPGTQKSGPAPLFTVDVNEILSATAKDRTVETPVSTQETKNLSKVKQCYDELRKFGQEFRLQPTGVSSVSADSDPAAPPDASPAPLLPPAADPTPAEARQDPAELRERVPPKDREAVIGAPSQNPQNPPPADRQSPGTPHALRTPSDIDGAERPEGVTDQVKKSTLNPNAKEFNPNKPPLTLVKPTSAPTPPRPAPPSPSVTVLPPPNQGALYNPSYLSYVSQIQIPGHSVQMYQYTMSTVSQGKYPRAKGSVVGPRSDHNNSAPPMLQAASAAGPPLVASPYAQSYLQYSPQQYSPQQAVIQAMAHYPGQPMYSMLQGSARMLGAGGGHPQTLGPQFPGQSEGPPGPQQGLYAPQSFSHHSGSLHPPQPSSTPTASQPPPQHAAPSPGQSGQSGPQPQPLYHSATLSAPTPPSMPPGHNTSSPQGSYALPGYSLPLSHTYPSLGQLAQAHVQSALSGPHHSGSHGPPQVMLLHAPPQQGPNAGPSHPSHGPPGPQQSAPQHYAYIGHPQAVQVQAHAQQLSFHPPGN; from the exons ATGTTGAAACCGCAGCAGACAGGAGCAGGCGGCCGCAAAGCCGCGAATGGGACCGCCTCGGCCGCGGGCTTGCCCTCGTCGTCTTCCTCCGGGAGCAGCACCAACAGAGTGGCCGCTGGAAG GAGTCGAAACTCGGTGAAGCCGCCGTCCCAGTCTTCACCA gtGTTTGAGGGTGTCTATAACAATGCACGAATGCTGCACTTTCTCACAGCTGTAGTG gGCTCTACCTGTGATATCCGAGTGAAGAACGGCAGCGTCTATGAGGGCATCTTCAAAACGCTCAGCTCACGG TGTGAGCTGGCGGTAGACGCAGTCCACAAGCAGTGTGCGGAGGGCGGTGCAGCCCCACGGAGGGAGGAGATCGTGGACACCATGATCTTCAGCCCCACGGACCTGGTCACCATGACCTGCAGAGATGTGGATCTCAACTACGCCACACGAG ACACGTTCACAGACTCTGCGATCAGTGCGGTGCGGGTGAACGGGGAGCACAGGGAGAAGGTGCTGCAGCGctgggagggaggagaaggcaATGGGGAGAACTTCGACCTGGACAACGATGCT tccAATGGCTGGGATGCCAATGAGATGTTCCGCTTCAATGAGGAGAACTATGGCATCAAGTCCACCTACGACTCCAGTCTGTCCATGTACAC TGTCGCTCTGGAGCGCTGCAGTTCCGAGGGCTTCAGACAGAGGGAGGCCCGCGCGGCCCGGCTGGCCAGCGAGATCGAGTCCAGCCCGCAGTACCGGCACCGGCTGGCCCTGGAGAACGACGAGGGCCGCAGTGAGGAGGACCGCTACAGCGCCGTGAGCcgggagagggagcgagagagggagcgggagagagagaggggcagggagAGCCCTAGCCTCGCACACGGTGGCCG ggagggTAAATATATACCTCTGCCCCAGCGAGCGCGGGACCTGGCCGTGTCGGGTGTGGGGAGCAGTGGGGGCAGGacggggggaggaggaggagggggggggggtggaggagTAGGAGGAGGAGGTGTTGGTGTAGGGGGGGGTCCAGGAGCCCCTCTCCCCGCCAGGATGGGGGGGTCTGGCAGCCCCCGCAATGCCTCCCCCCGCTCCGGCCCCCCcagctctccctccccctcccccaccgccGCCGCCGCCCCTCCCCCGGACAGGAGCAGCCCACTGGCCTCCAGGGGGGGCTACGTTCAGCACGGCCCCCCAGCCGGAACCGCCCCCTACCCCCCACCCAGCTTCGGAGTGGCCCACAGCCCTCGACCTGGAGACCCGCCCCCGGCCACAGCCGCCCCCCcgccctcctcctccacctcctcctctgccatctcctcttcctcctcctcttcctcctgctcctcctctccctctgtccccccAGCAGTGTCCAGCTCGGCAGCGCCCCCCCCCACCGGCTCTGCCAGCTCTCACCCCCACCCCAACGCCAACTCACACCCCCATCCCCACCCCCACTCTCACCCACACCCCCACTCTCACCCCCATCCCCACTCAGACGGCCCCCGGACTCTCAATGGAG TGTCGTCCAGAACGTCCCCCAAGTCCCAGAGACCCAtccagcacaggagcatccggCCTTCCCCCACGCACAGCAGCCCGGCAG TCTCTCGCTCCCCAAAATCTGGAGGCTCCTCCCAGGAATCACCTCTGACCCCACCCTATCTGGACTCTACCCCTGTACCTGGAACACAGAAATCTGGCCCTGCGCCCCTCTTCACTGTGGATG tcaatGAGATCCTTAGCGCCACAGCGAAAGACAGGACTGTGGAGACTCCAGTCAGCACCCAGGAGACCAAGAACCTCTCTAAAG TTAAGCAGTGCTACGATGAGCTACGGAAGTTTGGCCAGGAATTCAGG CTACAACCCACCGGTGTAAGCAGTGTATCAGCGGACAGTGACCCTGCTGCCCCGCCCGATGCCTCCCCGGCCCCCCTGCTCCCCCCGGCGGCGGACCCCACCCCCGCTGAGGCCAGGCAGGATCCCGCTGAGCTCCGCGAGAGAGTCCCCCCGAAGGACAGGGAGGCGGTCATCGGCGCCCCCTCCCAGAACCCCCAGAATCCTCCGCCAGCCGACAGGCAGTCTCCAGGGACGCCCCACGCCCTCAGGACCCCCAGTGACATCGACGGCGCGGAGAGGCCCGAGGGAGTGACGGA TCAGGTGAAGAAGTCGACGCTGAACCCCAACGCCAAAGAGTTCAACCCCAACAAACCCCCCCTCACACTG GTGAAGCCCACCTCAGCCCCTACGCCCCCCCGGCCTGCCCCCCCCAGCCCCTCGGTCACTGTGCTGCCCCCCCCCAACCAGGGGGCACTCTACAACCCCTCCTACCTCTCCTACGTCTCGCAGATCCAGATCCCGGGCCACTCGGTACAG ATGTACCAGTACACCATGTCTACAGTCAGCCAGGGGAAATACCCCAGGGCGAAAG GCTCAGTGGTGGGCCCCCGCTCGGACCACAACAACTCGGCCCCGCCCATGCTGCAGGCAGCGTCTGCGGCTGGGCCCCCCCTGGTAGCATCTCCCTATGCCCAGTCCTACCTGCAGTACAGCCCCCAGCAGTACAGCCCACAGCAGGCCGTCATACAGGCCATGGCTCACTACCCTGGACAG CCGATGTACTCTATGCTCCAGGGCAGTGCTCGGATGTTGGGGGCAGGTGGAGGACACCCCCAGACCCTCGGCCCCCAGTTCCCTGGACAGAGTGAAGGACCCCCGGGGCCACAGCAGGGCCTCTATG cacCACAGTCGTTCTCTCATCACTCGGGCTCTCTGCACCCTCCCCAGCCCTCCAGCACCcccacagccagccagccgcCCCCCCAGCACGCTGCCCCCAGCCCGGGCCAG tcGGGTCAGTCAGGCCCTCAGCCCCAGCCTCTGTACCACTCGGCCACCCTGTCTGCCCCCACCCCTCCCAGCATGCCCCCCGGCCACAACACTTCCTCCCCCCAGGGTAGCTATGCCCTGCCCGGGTACAGCCTGCCGCTGTCCCACACCTACCCCTCGCTGGGGCAACTGGCCCAG GCCCATGTCCAGAGCGCTCTGTCAGGGCCGCACCACTCTGGCTCCCATGGCCCCCCCCAGGTGATGCTGCTGCACGCCCCTCCCCAGCAGGGCCCCAACGCGGGCCCCTCCCACCCCTCCCACGGCCCCCCTGGCCCTCAGCAGAGCGCCCCCCAGCACTACGCCTACATCGGCCACCCCCAGG ctgtgCAGGTGCAGGCCCATGCCCAGCAGCTCTCCTTCCACCCGCCCGGGAACTGA
- the spns1 gene encoding protein spinster homolog 1, with the protein MSLSDPMSDTAPFLSLPGDTEEEGPAQRGEEQEEEPASGVSNRRALLTVVVLFYVNLLNYMDRFTVAGVLPDIEKFFDIGDSNSGLLQTVFICSYMILAPVFGYLGDRFNRKLIMCVGISFWSVVTLASSFIPKKMFWLLLLTRGLVGVGEASYSTIAPTLIADLFVADRRSRMLSVFYFAIPVGSGLGYIVGSKVNDAAKDWHWSLRVTPGLGLLAVLLLLLVVREPRRGAIEARPQRTLVHTSWLTDIRALSKNPSFVLSSLGFTAVAFVTGSLALWAPAFLFRARVFNGESGPCIAEPCESSDSLIFGVITCVTGFLGVGSGVEISRRLRSVTPRADPLVCAAGLLICAPFLYLSIICAQASTIATYVFIFLGETFLSMNWAIVADILLYVVVPTRRSTAEAFQIVLSHLLGDAGSPYLIGVVSDAVRSRSPDSFLWQFRSLQFSLLLCTFVAVLGGAFFLATALFIEKDRLLAQSHAPTDDEPIVVPKRGRSTKVPVSSVLI; encoded by the exons ATGTCACTCTCGGATCCCATGTCAGACACTGCCCCCTTCCTGTCCCTGCCGGGTGACACCGAGGAGGAGGGCCCAGCGCAGAGGggggaggagcaggaggaggagccgGCCAGCGGGGTGTCCAATCGCAGGGCCCTACTGACAGTGGTGGTGCTCTTCTATGTCAACCTTCTCAACTACATGGACAGATTCACCGTCGCCG GTGTTCTTCCTGATATAGAGAAGTTCTTTGACATAGGTGACAGCAACTCAGGACTCCTGCAGACAG tgTTTATCTGCAGTTATATGATACTGGCTCCTGTCTTCGGATACCTGGGTGACCGCTTCAACAGGAAGTTGATCATGTGTGTGGGCATCTCCTTCTGGTCTGTGGTCACGTTGGCCAGCTCCTTCATCCCCAAAAAG ATGTTCTGGTTGCTGCTGTTGACACGTGGGCTGGTGGGGGTTGGGGAGGCCAGCTACTCCACCATTGCCCCCACCCTCATCGCCGACCTCTTCGTGGCTGACCGCCGCTCTCGCATGCTGTCCGTCTTCTACTTCGCCATACCTGTGGGcag TGGACTGGGCTACATTGTGGGGTCAAAGGTCAACGATGCAGCAAAGGACTGGCATTGGTCACTCCGG gtgactccagggctggggctgctggctgtgctgctgttgctgctggtgGTGCGAGAGCCACGGAGGGGCGCTATCGAGGCGCGGCCCCAGCGCACCCTGGTGCACACCAGCTGGCTCACTGACATCCGTGCGCTCAGCAAGAA ccccaGTTTCGTGTTGTCCTCGCTGGGCTTCACAGCGGTGGCGTTTGTGACCGGCTCCCTGGCGCTCTGGGCCCCCGCCTTCCTGTTCCGGGCGCGCGTCTTCAACGGCGAGAGCGGCCCCTGCATCGCCGAGCCCTGCGAGAGCTCAGACAG tctgattTTCGGGGTGATCACGTGTGTGACGGGGTTCCTGGGTGTGGGCAGTGGAGTGGAGATCAGCAGGCGGCTGCGGTCAGTGACCCCCCGGGCGGACCCCCTGGTCTGTGCCGCTGGACTACTCATCTGTGCACCCTTCCTCTATCTCTCCATCATCTGCGCTCAGGCCAGCACCATTGCCACCTAc GTGTTCATCTTCCTGGGAGAGACTTTCCTGTCTATGAACTGGGCCATTGTGGCAGATATCCTGCTG TATGTAGTAGTGCCCACACGTCGCTCCACAGCAGAGGCTTTCCAGATCGTGTTGTCACACCTGCTGGGAGACGCAGGCAGCCCCTACCTCATAGGAGTG GTGTCAGACGCAGTGCGCTCTCGCTCTCCGGACTCGTTCCTCTGGCAGTTCCGCTCCCTGCAGTTCTCTCTGCTCCTCTGCACCTTTGTGGCCGTGCTGGGCGGGGCCTTCTTCCTGGCCACCGCCCTCTTCATCGAAAAGGACCGCCTCCTGGCCCAGAGTCACGCCCCCACAG ATGACGAGCCAATCGTAGTTCCCAAGAGGGGCCGGTCCACGAAAGTTCCAGTATCGAGTGTTCTGATTTGA